A section of the Microbacterium sp. MM2322 genome encodes:
- the ftsZ gene encoding cell division protein FtsZ yields the protein MSQNQNYLAVIKVVGVGGGGVNAVNRMIELGLRGVEFIAVNTDAQALLMSDADIKLDVGRELTRGLGAGADPEVGRRAAEDHAEEIEEALAGADMVFVTAGEGGGTGTGGAPVVARIAKSIGALTIGVVTKPFSFEGRRRQTQAETGVSKLKEEVDTLIVVPNDRLLEISDRGISMIEAFATADQVLLAGVQGITDLITTPGLINLDFADVKSVMQGAGSALMGIGSARGADRAIKAAELAVESPLLEASIEGAHGVLLSIQGGSNLGIFEINDAAQLVKEAAHPEANIIFGTVIDDTLGDEVRVTVIAAGFDGGEPEKKVEPITVSRPASAPVLPPLPADTVARDLAAAEKSGARESVSVSAPSSSSDYDSAFGDDDLDIPDFLK from the coding sequence GTGAGCCAGAACCAGAACTACCTTGCTGTGATCAAGGTCGTTGGCGTGGGTGGTGGCGGTGTCAACGCCGTCAACCGCATGATCGAGCTCGGCCTTCGCGGCGTCGAGTTCATCGCCGTCAACACGGACGCTCAGGCGCTGCTCATGAGCGACGCCGACATCAAGCTCGACGTGGGGCGTGAGCTGACTCGCGGTCTGGGCGCCGGCGCCGACCCCGAGGTGGGTCGTCGCGCTGCCGAGGATCACGCCGAGGAGATCGAGGAAGCGCTCGCGGGCGCCGACATGGTCTTCGTCACGGCGGGTGAGGGCGGTGGCACGGGAACCGGTGGTGCACCGGTCGTCGCACGGATCGCGAAGTCGATCGGCGCGCTGACCATCGGCGTCGTGACCAAGCCGTTCTCCTTCGAGGGGCGCCGTCGGCAGACCCAGGCCGAGACGGGCGTTTCGAAGCTGAAGGAAGAGGTCGACACCCTCATCGTCGTTCCGAACGACCGACTTCTCGAGATCAGCGACCGCGGCATCTCGATGATCGAGGCGTTCGCCACGGCAGACCAGGTTCTGCTCGCCGGTGTTCAGGGCATCACCGACCTCATCACGACCCCGGGCCTCATCAACCTCGACTTCGCCGACGTCAAGTCGGTCATGCAGGGTGCGGGCTCCGCGCTCATGGGCATCGGTTCCGCCCGGGGCGCTGACCGCGCCATCAAGGCCGCGGAGCTCGCGGTCGAGTCGCCGCTGCTCGAGGCTTCCATCGAGGGCGCCCACGGCGTGCTGCTGTCGATCCAGGGTGGCTCGAACCTCGGCATCTTCGAGATCAACGACGCCGCTCAGCTCGTCAAGGAGGCCGCGCACCCCGAGGCCAACATCATCTTCGGTACCGTCATCGACGACACGCTCGGCGACGAGGTGCGCGTGACCGTGATCGCCGCCGGTTTCGACGGCGGAGAGCCGGAGAAGAAGGTGGAGCCGATCACGGTGTCGCGCCCGGCATCCGCTCCGGTGCTGCCGCCGCTGCCCGCGGACACCGTCGCCCGCGATCTCGCGGCCGCCGAGAAGAGCGGCGCCCGCGAGTCGGTCTCCGTCTCGGCGCCGTCGTCCTCGAGCGATTACGACTCCGCGTTCGGCGATGACGACCTCGACATCCCCGACTTCCTGAAGTAA